A window from Citrus sinensis cultivar Valencia sweet orange chromosome 3, DVS_A1.0, whole genome shotgun sequence encodes these proteins:
- the LOC102618330 gene encoding uncharacterized protein LOC102618330, translated as MGRLGHDPHIQHFSHLHLLELSNPQTLNTMTSCSACKLQPSGLMYTCKPCNFTLHVSCTQMPQLITHPSHPAHSLSLVPTPIYPAGIFNCDGCGRQGHGFSYHCTHCDFDLHILCATKPLTLIHQSHPHQLQLTFDPPYYTEGFSCDICKKVGSAHWLYRCSLCEFDAHLDCAANLLAQPIHTQHQYSLNPGAINQMQHGNRQNAIGMNNNQFFSQRQSMGALPLQNNSYNQAPAPAAAAAAGTVNPLMDALVQGLVQGAAEQFGQSIVQSLINDGGNNCDPANDSGGDLSVNGIFGDSGTQN; from the coding sequence ATGGGAAGACTTGGCCATGATCCACATATCCAGCACTTCAGTCACCTTCATCTCTTAGAGCTATCAAACCCTCAAACCCTAAATACGATGACCTCATGTTCAGCTTGCAAGCTTCAACCCTCCGGATTGATGTACACATGCAAACCCTGTAACTTCACCTTACACGTGTCGTGCACCCAGATGCCCCAACTCATCACCCACCCATCTCACCCTGctcactctctctccctcGTCCCAACACCCATCTATCCCGCCGGCATATTCAACTGCGACGGCTGCGGCCGCCAGGGTCACGGCTTCAGCTACCACTGCACTCACTGTGATTTTGATTTGCATATCCTCTGTGCTACAAAGCCGCTAACGCTTATACATCAATCTCATCCTCATCAGCTTCAGCTCACCTTTGATCCTCCTTATTATACCGAAGGCTTTTCTTGTGACATTTGTAAGAAAGTTGGGTCAGCTCATTGGCTGTATCGCTGTAGCTTGTGCGAATTTGATGCCCATTTAGATTGTGCAGCGAATTTGCTGGCTCAGCCGATTCATACTCAACATCAATATTCATTGAATCCAGGAGCAATAAATCAGATGCAACATGGGAATAGACAAAATGCAATTGGGATGAATAATAATCAGTTTTTTTCTCAGAGACAAAGTATGGGGGCCTTGCCATTGCAgaataatagttataatcaGGCGCCGGCgcctgctgctgctgctgctgctgggaCAGTTAATCCTTTAATGGATGCCTTGGTTCAAGGGCTTGTTCAAGGTGCAGCTGAGCAGTTTGGTCAAAGCATTGTGCAGAGTTTGATTAACGATGGGGGGAACAACTGTGATCCCGCTAACGATAGTGGCGGGGATCTGTCTGTGAATGGGATCTTTGGTGACTCTGGGacacaaaattag